The uncultured Desulfatiglans sp. DNA window GGTGGCTGCTGCCCTTCGGACCCTTGTGGGTGCTCCTTTCATCGGGCGCGGCGGTGTGCTTCCTGGCCTGGGACAACACCGATCTCGTCCCGGCGCGCCGGCTGCTGCCCTTCGGCGAGCGTTTCGGGCTCTTCAAGAAAAACCTGCTCTTTCACCTGGGTTTCGGGCTTCCTTTCCTGGTGCCCGCCGTGAACATCTTCCTCCTCTCCTTCGCCCCGGTGGGCGCCACCCTCTATGCCCTGGACCGGATGGGGAAGGCGCGGGGCACGGGGGATGGGGCGGCTTGATCCAATTTGTCCTTGACTAACCCCGGCGGGTCTGCTTTATACTTCGAACCTGGTCGATCAGCGGGGTCAACCGCCGCCGATGGATCGTCTCCGGTCCTCGATTGCGGGGGCAGGACCGGGATGAACGCCCCCCCACGACGTATACGCCTCCGGCCCCGGGAGGATCCACCGAACACCGGACGACCGCTGTGCCGCGGCCCGGTCCGGTTTCTCTGAACCCGATGCCGATCTCTTGCCGATCCCATGCAAACCTGGTCTGACGAACGGTGTTACTGGCTGGGGCTTTACTTGATACCCGGCCTGGGGAACAGGACCTTCAAACGCCTGATCGATACGTTCGGAGACCCTCGCGGGGTCTTCAATGCGGATCCGAAGAATCTCCTCAGGGTGGTGGGGATCAGGCAGGAGGCGGTCCGGTCGATCGCGCGCCGCGAGCCCGCGGTGGATCCCGTCAGGGAGTTGGAGGCCGCGGAGCGTTGCGGGGTCCGCATCCTGACCTACGGGGATCGGGATTATCCGCACGAACTACGGGAGATCCACGCACCGCCCATGGTGCTCTATGTCAGGGGGCGCGTGCCGCCTCAGAATGGGACGCCGGTGGCGGTGGTCGGCTCGCGCAACGCCACCCACTACGGGTTGAATGTGGCCGAACGGCTCGGCAGGGGCCTCGGCCGGGGCGGCGTGGCGGTGGTCAGCGGCATGGCTCGCGGGATCGATACCGCAGCGCACTGGGGCTGCCTCGGTGCGGGGGGGTACACCGTCGCGGTCTTGGGCACCGGGGTCGATCAGGTCTACCCCCGGTCGAACGGCCGGCTCATGGCGCGGATCCTCGAGACCGGGACGGTCCTGAGCGAATTCCCCATGGGTACGCTGCCGGAGCCCCGCAACTTCCCGATCCGCAACCGCCTGATCAGCGGTTTGAGCCGGGGGGTGGTCGTGGTGGAGGCCACCCGCAAAAGCGGATCCCTCATCACCGCCGCCCAGGCACTCGAACAGGGACGGGAAGTCTTTGCCGTGCCCGGGAGCGTCGATTCCATCAAAAGTGCGGGCACGCACTTTTTGCTGAAGCAGGGGGCGAGGCTCGTCGAGGGTACGGAAGACATCCTCGAGGAATTGGCGATTCGGCCGCGCGTGGAGCCGGGCGTCGGGAAGCCGGCTGCTTCGCCCGAGGCCCCGGATGGGGTGGAGGGGATGGTCTTTCGAGCCCTGGATGTCTACCCGCTGCATATCGACGAGGTCGTCCGCAAGACCTGCCTGCCTGCGGGGGATGTCCTCGGGGCGTTGATGACCCTGGAACTGAAGGGCCTCGTGAGGGCCTTGCCCGGCAGATCGTATGTCCGGTCCGCTTGACAGGCGTCTAAAAACCGCCTGCGCACAAGGAATTCTTCAACACGCTTTCAAGCGGTGAGGAGGCGCGCCATCCGGACCACTCGAGTCCGTCGGCTGCGTCTTCTTTGCCCGAGCTGGGGAGATGGAGGGGTAAAGGGCCCGCGCGTGGTTCAATCTCCCTCCGGGCAGGACGTTGCCCCCGAACGTGGCGCAATGCAACTACACACAAACGGCGGGATCCGTCCGGCCGTGATTTTTCTCAAGAACAGGTTATATTCAAGCTTATGCCGAAACATCTTCTGATCGTCGAATCGCCTGCAAAGGCCAAAACCATTCAAAAATATCTCGGGCCCGACTTCGAGATCAAGGCCTCGGTGGGGCACGTGAAGGATCTGCCCGTAAACCGGCTCGGGGTCGATGTCCAGCGGAACTTCAGGCCCGAGTACGTCACCATCAAAGGCAAAGAGCGGGTCCTGAAGGAGCTCAAGCAGGCCGGCCGGAAGGCCGATACGGTCTACCTTGCCCCCGACCCCGACCGCGAGGGGGAGGCGATCGCCTGGCACATCGCCGAGGAGCTGCGCAACGGCGGCCCGGCCATCGTGCGGGTGCTTTTCAACGAGTTGACGGCCGGTGCCATCCGCGAGGCGGTCGCATCGCCCCGGGAGCTCGACCGCCACAAGTTCGAATCGCAGCAGGCGCGGCGGGTTCTGGACCGTCTGGTCGGATACCAGATCTCCCCCATGCTCTGGACCAAGGTGAAGCGGGGCCTGAGCGCCGGCCGGGTGCAGTCGGTCGCCGTCCGGATGATCTGCGACCGGGAGCGTGAGATCTTCGCCTTCGAGCAACAGGAGTACTGGTCTCTGACCGCGCATCTGGATGCGGACCGGCCGCCGCGCTTCAAGGCGCGCCTGGTCGCTTTCGATGGCAGGAAGTCCGACCTGAAGACCGGGGCGGAAACTGATGCGGTCATCGAGGCGGTCCGGGACGAACCCTTCAAGGTGCGGAAGGTCACGAAAAAGAAGACGAAAAAGAGCCCTCCGCCGCCTTTCACGACGTTAAAAATGCCCCTCCGCCTTTTATAACCAGCCTCCTGCAGCAGGAGGCCAGCAAGAAGCTGGGTTTTTCGGCCAAGAGGACCATGTCCGTCGCGCAGAATCTCTACGAAGGTGTGGCGCTCGGCTCCGAGGGCCAGGTCGGTCTGATCACGTATATGCGGACCGACTCCTTCCGCCTCTCGAACGAGGCCCTGACGGCGGTGCGGGAGCGGATCCTCACGGACTTCGGTGCTGATTTCCTGCCGAAGAAGCCGAACCAGTACCGCAGCCCTAAAGGGGCGCAGGAGGCCCACGAGGCCGTCCGTCCGACGGACGTCCAACTGACGCCGGACCGGGTCGCATCCTTTCTCACGAAGGATCAGGCGGCCCTTTACGGGCTGATCTGGAAGCGTTTCCTGGCCTGTCAGATGAACCCGGCGGTGCTGGACCAGACCCAGATCGAGGTGGAGGCCGGAAAGGGACTTTTCCGGGCCTCCGGGGCGGTCATCGCCTTCAAGGGGTTCATGGCGGTCTATGACGAGCCGGCTTCAATGGGGACGGCAGCGGCCGAGAAGGAAACCAAGGGAAAGGAAGAGGAGGCGCTCCTGCCCGCACTGAAGGAGGGCGATCCGCTTTCGCTCGTCAAGCTCGAGCCCGCGCAGCACTTTACGCAGCCGCCGCCGCGGTTCACGGAGGCGACTCTGATCAAGGCGCTCGAGGAGAACGGGATCGGCCGCCCGTCGACCTATGCCTCCATCCTGGCCAACATCAGCGACCGCGAATACGTGGTCCTCGAAAAGAAGCGCTTCAAGCCGACGGAGCTGGGCTTTCTCGTGACGGATCTCCTGATGGCGAGTTTTCCTGACATCCTGGACCCCGCATTCACGGCGCAGATGGAGACGCGGCTCGACATGATCGAGCACGGGGAGGCGCAGTGGACGGAGGTCATCCGGGACTTCTACCGCGTCTTCAAGGAGGAGCTCGAGCGGGCGCAGTCGAGGCTCAAGGGCGAAGTCCCGACGGGACTTTCCTGCCCGAAATGCGGCCGGCCGATGGTCTTGAAATCGGGGAAGAACGGCATCTTTCTGGCCTGTTCGGGCTACCCCGAGTGCCGCGAAACGGCCGATTTCACCCGGGACGAAAAGGGCCGCATCATCGTGTCGGCCGTCCCGGTGGTGCCGGAGGACCTGGGCCCCTGCGAGCTTTGCGGGCGCCCGATGGTGCTGAAGACCGGCCGCTACGGGCCGTTCCTCGCCTGCTCGGGTTATCCCGAATGCAAGAACACCGCCCCCT harbors:
- the dprA gene encoding DNA protecting protein DprA, whose protein sequence is MQTWSDERCYWLGLYLIPGLGNRTFKRLIDTFGDPRGVFNADPKNLLRVVGIRQEAVRSIARREPAVDPVRELEAAERCGVRILTYGDRDYPHELREIHAPPMVLYVRGRVPPQNGTPVAVVGSRNATHYGLNVAERLGRGLGRGGVAVVSGMARGIDTAAHWGCLGAGGYTVAVLGTGVDQVYPRSNGRLMARILETGTVLSEFPMGTLPEPRNFPIRNRLISGLSRGVVVVEATRKSGSLITAAQALEQGREVFAVPGSVDSIKSAGTHFLLKQGARLVEGTEDILEELAIRPRVEPGVGKPAASPEAPDGVEGMVFRALDVYPLHIDEVVRKTCLPAGDVLGALMTLELKGLVRALPGRSYVRSA